A genomic stretch from Kwoniella europaea PYCC6329 chromosome 2, complete sequence includes:
- a CDS encoding metacaspase-1 — protein sequence MSWNQYPGGGHHQQGNGGGGYGYAPPPPQQGGYGYAPPPPQGGGYGGPPGGGWGGPPPPPQMGYAPPQQGYNNYNRPPPPQQHYSGGQGGWIPPTGAPPEHNYHQTGAGYMPPSGPPQGGTYNNPYGNNGNRAPVRPPTQTQHYGPQLHGQNGQNAQPYFQYSQCTGRRKALCIGINYIGTSQALAGCINDAHNVQKFLIERYNYKAEDIVMLTDDARNSRQIPTRNNIIQACQWLVQGAQPNDALFFHYSGHGGQTKDLDGDEDDGYDEVIYPLDHKEAGHIVDDEREHHLLVRPLPAGCRLTAIFDSCHSGSCLDLPYIYSTEGTIKEPNLLAEAGQGLLGAGMSYLKGDTGGMLKGLMGIGKNIVNQNSGARKKTQETKTSPADVIMWSGCKDSQTSADTQEAGKATGAMSYAFIASLTKYPQQSYVQLLNTIRDELKGRYSQKPQLSASHPMDTNLLFIA from the exons ATGTCTTGGAACCAATATCCCGGTGGtggtcatcatcaacaaggTAATGGAGGTGGTGGCTATGGATacgctcctcctccacctcaacaagGAGGATATGGATACGCCCCGCCTCCCCCTCAAGGAGGAGGATACGGTGGACCACctggtggtggatggggtggacctcctccccctcctcaaATGGG GTATGCACCTCCTCAACAAGGTTACAACAATTATAACAGACCTCccccacctcaacaacattACTCTGGTGGACAAGGAGGTTGGATCCCACCTACTGGTGCACCCCCCGAACATAATTATCATCAGACCGGTGCTGGTTATATGCCTCCTTCTGGACCACCTCAAGGTGGGACATATAACAATCCTTACGGGAATAATGGGAACAGGGcaccag TGCGACCCCCAACCCAGACTCAGCATTATGGTCCTCAACTTCATGGTCAGAATGGCCAGAACGCTCAGCCTTACTTCCAATATTCacaat GTACTGGTAGGAGAAAAGCATTATGT ATCGGTATCAACTACATTGGCACTTCTCAAGCTTTAGCAGGATGTATCAACGATGCTCATAATGTACAGAAATTCTTGATTG AGCGATACAATTACAAAGCAGAAGATATCGTCATGTTAACGGATGACGCTAGAAACTCAAGACAAATTCCCACCAGAAATAACATTATCCAGGCTTGTCAATGGCTGGTTCAAGGTGCTCAACCGAATGATGCCTTGTTCTTCCACTA CTCCGGTCATGGTGGTCAGACCAAAGAtttggatggtgatgaagatgacggATATGATGAGGTCATTTATCCTTTGGATCATAAAGAGGCGGGACatatcgttgatgatgaacgtGA ACATCACCTTTTGGTTAGACCTCTTCCTGCAGGTTGTCGATTGACTGCCATCTTCGACTC CTGTCACTCCGGTTCATGTCTTGATCTACCATACATCTATTCTACCGAAGGTACCATCAAAGAACCCAACCTTCTTGCTGAAGCCGGACAAGGATTACTAGGTGCAGGGATGAGCTATCTCAA GGGTGACACTGGAGGTATGCTCAAAGGTCTCATGGG CATCGGTAAAAATATCGTCAACCAAAACTCGGGAGCTAGAAAGAAGACGCAAGAAACCAAGACTAGTCCTGCTGATGTCATCATGTGGTCCGGTTGTAAGGACTCACAAACT TCCGCCGACACCCAAGAAGCTGGTAAAGCGACTGGGGCGATGTCATAT GCGTTCATCGCTTCGCTGACCAAATACCCTCAACAAAGTTATGTTCAATTGTTGAACACCATCAGAGATGAgttgaaaggaagatataGTCAGAAACCACAACTTTCTGCTTCTCACC CTATGGATACCAACCTCTTGTTCATCGCGTAA